One Candidatus Limnocylindrales bacterium genomic window carries:
- a CDS encoding YncE family protein: MIPKTLFFLLLEIVLVVCQACTAKKAPPPFVIPNIVDATISLKDVPSDFVLNPKTNTLYVAYSQIPEIAVVDLTNRNVLRTISLRQPASALVLNSEDNLLYLLSLKPPLFQVVHLENDTILPALLLPHKPTSMATNPTTHKIYITHQNDEKVSVIDGLTYQVTTEIKVGSKPTGIAINSRTNQIYVANTEDDTLSVIDGESDKVIATIPVESRPSHLVVNPLTKKIYVTNSRSNTLSVINGDTHKVDGILAVEESPYGMDLNLKNNLLYVANRKSQTISVINSLSNRILTAFPAGRDPLKLVINPETNDLYFTNKGQSLILMVHIQVK; the protein is encoded by the coding sequence GTGATACCTAAGACCCTCTTCTTTTTATTGCTTGAAATTGTTTTAGTTGTCTGTCAGGCCTGTACGGCAAAAAAAGCCCCTCCTCCCTTTGTAATTCCAAATATTGTGGATGCAACCATTTCTTTAAAGGATGTTCCTTCAGATTTTGTTCTTAACCCGAAAACAAATACCCTTTATGTGGCTTATAGTCAAATTCCGGAAATTGCTGTCGTGGACTTGACTAACCGGAATGTCCTTCGTACCATTTCTCTTCGCCAACCGGCCAGTGCTTTGGTCCTTAATTCTGAAGATAACCTTCTCTATCTTCTCAGCCTGAAGCCTCCTCTTTTTCAGGTCGTTCATTTAGAAAACGATACGATTCTGCCGGCCCTTTTATTACCCCATAAACCTACCTCCATGGCGACCAATCCAACAACCCATAAAATCTACATAACCCATCAAAACGATGAAAAGGTTTCCGTGATCGATGGGCTTACCTATCAAGTTACAACCGAAATCAAAGTCGGCTCTAAACCGACCGGAATTGCCATAAACTCGCGAACCAATCAGATTTATGTGGCCAACACCGAAGACGATACCCTATCGGTTATCGATGGGGAAAGCGATAAAGTTATTGCAACGATTCCCGTAGAAAGTAGGCCTTCCCATTTGGTGGTTAATCCCCTAACTAAAAAGATTTATGTTACCAATTCCCGGAGTAACACGCTCTCTGTAATCAACGGGGATACTCATAAAGTGGATGGGATTCTGGCCGTTGAAGAAAGTCCTTATGGAATGGACCTTAACCTAAAAAATAACTTACTCTATGTGGCCAACCGGAAGAGCCAGACTATTTCGGTGATTAACAGTCTTTCCAATCGGATTTTAACCGCCTTTCCCGCAGGGCGTGACCCTCTTAAACTGGTTATTAACCCGGAAACGAACGATCTTTACTTTACCAACAAAGGCCAATCTCTCATTTTGATGGTTCACATTCAGGTGAAATGA
- a CDS encoding threonine/serine dehydratase produces MRQSLYRPTLQDVLQAKKIIARYLLRTPLHYYASLSQLLGAEVYVKHENHQPIGAFKIRGGIYLLSQLSPEERSRGVITASSGNHGQSIAYASKLFGVRAIIVCPENANPDKMEAIKNMGAELLFHGREFDDSRIYAEQIAQEKGYRYIHAGDEPLLIAGVGTIHLEILEDLPNAEVIITPIGGGSGAAGACTVVKAINPAIRVIGVQAEQAPAVYLSWKEGREVIRPSMTSFEGLATRSPFKLPLGILRDFLDDFLVVSEEEIERAILILLEKTHNLVEGAGASPLAAALKIRESLVGKKVVLVMSGGNITLSGLRNLLIKHLK; encoded by the coding sequence ATGAGACAGTCCTTATATCGACCAACCCTCCAGGATGTTCTGCAGGCAAAGAAAATTATAGCTCGATATCTGTTAAGAACGCCACTCCATTACTATGCTTCCCTCTCCCAGCTGTTGGGAGCCGAAGTCTATGTAAAACATGAAAATCATCAGCCTATTGGAGCTTTTAAGATTCGAGGGGGTATTTATCTTCTCTCTCAGTTGAGCCCGGAAGAGCGAAGTCGGGGGGTTATCACAGCCTCTTCAGGAAATCACGGGCAATCCATCGCCTATGCCTCCAAACTTTTCGGGGTGAGAGCGATCATTGTGTGTCCTGAAAATGCCAACCCAGATAAAATGGAAGCCATAAAAAATATGGGAGCCGAACTCCTCTTCCATGGGAGAGAGTTCGATGATTCTCGGATTTATGCCGAACAAATCGCCCAAGAAAAGGGTTACCGATATATCCATGCCGGAGATGAGCCATTGTTGATTGCTGGCGTAGGAACGATTCATCTGGAAATCCTGGAAGACCTGCCCAATGCCGAAGTGATCATTACCCCCATTGGAGGCGGAAGTGGGGCTGCGGGGGCCTGTACGGTGGTTAAAGCGATTAACCCGGCGATACGAGTTATCGGAGTTCAGGCTGAACAGGCCCCCGCGGTCTATCTCTCCTGGAAGGAGGGGCGTGAGGTGATTCGTCCTTCTATGACTTCTTTTGAAGGTCTGGCAACTCGATCCCCGTTTAAACTTCCCCTGGGAATTTTGAGGGATTTTCTGGATGATTTTTTAGTGGTGAGTGAAGAGGAGATTGAACGGGCCATTTTAATCCTGTTAGAAAAAACCCACAATCTGGTAGAGGGAGCCGGAGCTTCTCCGCTGGCGGCGGCCTTAAAAATTCGAGAGTCCCTGGTCGGGAAAAAAGTGGTTCTCGTTATGAGTGGCGGAAATATAACCCTTTCCGGGCTACGGAACCTGTTAATAAAACATCTGAAGTAG
- a CDS encoding peptidylprolyl isomerase, producing the protein MQRIIRAGLVFALVFTLGGLMILAQESQKTTEPQQNPPEAPKSEAAKSGIAAKVNDHVITTEEVDFFLNRVLSRLKARNQGQEVPPERVAEVRKDLINRLITQEVLLQEAQKENVTVSDEEVNEAVTAIQNQGTDVELDKLKPLVTKNLIVDKLVQQNIISKVDISDQQAEEYYKDKEEQFKHPEQVKASHILIRVDPNAPPEKKEEAKKKINQVLNEAKSGKDFTELAKKYSEEPGAAETGGDLGYFGRGAMVPPFEEAAFKLKPGEISDIVETQFGYHIIKLTDRREAGVTPFPEVKEDIKSNLKQERIREEVTKWIEELKSKAKIEVVENPK; encoded by the coding sequence ATGCAAAGAATTATCCGTGCTGGCTTAGTCTTTGCCTTGGTTTTTACTCTGGGAGGGCTGATGATCTTAGCCCAGGAATCCCAAAAAACAACCGAACCTCAACAAAATCCTCCAGAAGCTCCAAAATCCGAAGCTGCCAAATCCGGAATCGCTGCCAAGGTTAACGACCATGTCATTACTACCGAGGAGGTAGATTTCTTTTTGAATCGAGTTTTATCCAGGCTCAAAGCCAGGAATCAAGGCCAGGAGGTGCCTCCTGAACGGGTAGCCGAGGTCCGCAAGGATTTGATCAACCGGCTTATTACCCAGGAAGTCCTCCTCCAGGAAGCCCAAAAAGAAAACGTGACGGTTTCCGATGAAGAGGTCAACGAAGCCGTTACCGCCATTCAAAATCAAGGCACCGATGTGGAGTTGGATAAATTAAAACCTCTGGTGACCAAAAACCTCATTGTGGATAAGCTGGTCCAACAAAATATCATCTCTAAAGTCGATATAAGTGATCAGCAGGCCGAAGAGTATTACAAGGACAAGGAAGAGCAATTTAAACATCCAGAACAGGTTAAAGCCAGCCATATTTTAATTCGGGTTGATCCCAATGCCCCTCCAGAAAAGAAAGAAGAAGCCAAAAAGAAAATCAACCAGGTGTTAAATGAAGCAAAGTCCGGTAAAGATTTTACGGAACTGGCCAAGAAGTACTCGGAAGAGCCTGGTGCTGCGGAAACCGGTGGAGATCTTGGATACTTTGGTCGCGGCGCGATGGTCCCTCCCTTTGAAGAAGCCGCCTTTAAATTGAAACCAGGAGAAATAAGCGATATCGTGGAAACCCAATTCGGCTACCATATCATCAAGCTTACAGATCGGCGAGAAGCCGGAGTGACTCCCTTCCCGGAAGTTAAAGAAGATATCAAATCCAATCTCAAACAAGAACGGATTCGCGAAGAGGTTACCAAATGGATTGAAGAGCTTAAATCCAAGGCCAAAATCGAGGTGGTAGAAAACCCGAAATAG
- a CDS encoding peroxiredoxin, which translates to MLGVFGTYVTYAGNLEPIKTKTHLKVGDPAPDFTLPASMPLDGKDKITLSDFKGKKNVVLSFHVLDWTPTUTQQVSSFQKELSRFEEKNAQVLGISADSVFAHKVWAESLGLKYPLLSDYNNEVAKKYGIFRNEDFAGTARIPNERAIFVVDKNGIIQYVNVGPITEVPNVEEVLKVLDTLK; encoded by the coding sequence ATGCTGGGAGTCTTCGGAACTTATGTAACCTATGCTGGTAATTTAGAACCCATTAAAACCAAGACCCACCTTAAAGTGGGAGATCCGGCCCCTGACTTTACCTTACCAGCTTCCATGCCTCTGGATGGAAAAGATAAAATTACCCTGTCTGATTTTAAGGGAAAAAAGAACGTAGTTCTTTCGTTCCATGTTTTGGACTGGACCCCCACCTGAACCCAGCAGGTTTCTTCATTCCAGAAAGAATTATCTCGGTTTGAAGAAAAAAATGCCCAGGTACTGGGTATCAGTGCAGACAGCGTATTTGCACATAAGGTATGGGCGGAATCTTTGGGTCTAAAATATCCTCTACTGAGTGATTATAACAATGAAGTAGCTAAGAAATACGGGATTTTCCGTAATGAGGATTTTGCAGGAACGGCCAGGATTCCCAACGAACGGGCCATTTTTGTCGTTGATAAAAATGGAATTATCCAGTACGTCAATGTAGGGCCGATTACAGAAGTACCCAATGTGGAAGAGGTATTAAAAGTGTTGGATACCTTGAAATAA